Proteins encoded within one genomic window of Streptomyces sp. NBC_01314:
- a CDS encoding IucA/IucC family protein gives MDRHPLSDAEAALGAELGVVRPDLTLPYTTALPGARAAVLSRLWRGLVHEPLPWVMRRDAAGGDGVTLHLADGRRLHGPAVDPYGTAAQVEEVWFDERSYDRPARLMTALAVPHSAAFAAELDHSVASLALSRAGQAASATPPATSWEWEQLIVDGHPFHPNCRSRPGFSASDQLAYGPEHRQVVRLGLAPADDALVVGEWPAELRDGGRVLVPVHPWQAAHVLKCPPGEVIEAHPLMSLRTLALADGGPHVKTALSARLTSSVRDISVYSIETSAIVSDFMADVAARTDGLLHVTRTLGAVTAGSPDLAAVLRESPETYADTATGERVLPVAALAATELPRSPSWLADFTRLALTVSLRLLDLGVALEAHGQNLLVVLSPSGAPRRLVYRDLADIRVSPARLARHGIPAPAMTGRIITDDETTLRRKLFGALITGSLGATAGSTPVLREALATAVRDLPRTPDLGTLLEGPVPTKALTLMRLSPERPGDIWAEVSSPFR, from the coding sequence GTGGACCGTCACCCGTTGTCCGACGCCGAGGCGGCACTCGGCGCCGAACTGGGCGTCGTACGCCCCGATCTGACGCTGCCGTACACGACCGCGCTGCCCGGCGCCCGAGCGGCCGTGCTGTCCCGGCTGTGGCGGGGCCTCGTCCATGAGCCGCTGCCCTGGGTGATGCGCCGGGACGCGGCCGGGGGTGACGGGGTCACGCTCCACCTCGCCGACGGCCGCCGGCTGCACGGCCCGGCCGTGGACCCGTACGGCACCGCCGCTCAGGTCGAGGAGGTGTGGTTCGACGAGCGGTCCTACGATCGTCCGGCACGGCTCATGACCGCCCTGGCCGTTCCGCACAGCGCCGCCTTCGCCGCCGAACTCGACCACAGTGTGGCCTCGTTGGCGCTGTCCCGCGCCGGTCAGGCGGCGTCCGCCACACCCCCGGCCACCAGTTGGGAGTGGGAGCAGCTGATCGTCGACGGGCATCCCTTCCACCCCAACTGCCGTTCCCGGCCCGGCTTTTCGGCGAGCGACCAGCTCGCCTACGGGCCGGAGCACCGGCAGGTCGTACGGCTGGGGCTGGCGCCCGCCGACGACGCGCTGGTCGTCGGGGAGTGGCCGGCGGAGTTGCGGGACGGTGGGCGGGTGCTGGTGCCGGTGCATCCGTGGCAGGCGGCCCATGTCCTCAAGTGCCCTCCGGGGGAGGTGATCGAGGCCCATCCGCTGATGTCCCTGCGCACCCTCGCCCTCGCGGACGGCGGGCCGCACGTCAAGACCGCGCTGAGCGCCCGGCTGACCTCGTCGGTGCGGGACATCTCGGTCTACTCGATCGAGACGTCGGCGATCGTGTCGGACTTCATGGCGGACGTCGCCGCCCGCACCGACGGTCTGCTGCACGTGACGCGGACGCTGGGCGCGGTCACCGCCGGTTCGCCCGATCTGGCGGCGGTGCTGCGTGAGTCGCCGGAGACGTACGCGGACACGGCGACCGGCGAGCGGGTGCTGCCCGTGGCCGCGCTCGCGGCGACCGAGCTGCCCCGGTCGCCGTCCTGGCTGGCGGACTTCACCCGGCTCGCGCTCACGGTCTCTCTCCGGCTGCTCGATCTGGGCGTGGCCCTGGAGGCGCACGGTCAGAACCTCCTCGTGGTTCTGTCCCCGTCGGGTGCCCCCCGCCGTCTCGTCTACCGCGACCTCGCGGACATCCGGGTCAGCCCCGCCCGTCTCGCCCGGCACGGCATCCCCGCCCCGGCCATGACCGGACGCATCATCACGGACGACGAGACCACCCTGCGCCGCAAGCTGTTCGGCGCCCTGATCACGGGCTCGCTCGGCGCCACGGCCGGTTCGACACCCGTCCTGCGCGAGGCGCTCGCCACCGCCGTACGGGATCTGCCGCGCACCCCCGATCTCGGCACGTTGCTGGAGGGGCCCGTACCGACGAAGGCGTTGACGCTGATGCGACTTTCGCCGGAGCGGCCCGGCGACATCTGGGCGGAGGTGTCGAGTCCGTTTCGGTGA
- a CDS encoding spermidine synthase produces MSLRLEEIDWQPTPMGEISLRRRRHPVSGDDVYEVKLGDEFLMSSLFTTGEIALTELALAELPDTELDVAVGGLGLGYTAQAALDDPRVRSLTVIDALAEVIDWHRRHLVPLGARLTSDERCRLVHGDFFALAADPGGLDLDEPGRRFHAILLDVDHSPRHVLHPRHAALYEPAGLRALAAHLHPGGVFALWSNDPPDDRFVSALTEVFARAAAHVVAFDNPLQGGTSTNTVYLAGKAPDTP; encoded by the coding sequence ATGAGCCTGCGCTTGGAGGAGATCGACTGGCAACCGACACCGATGGGCGAGATCAGTCTGCGCCGACGGCGGCACCCGGTCTCGGGAGACGACGTGTACGAGGTGAAACTCGGCGACGAGTTCCTGATGTCCAGCCTCTTCACCACCGGCGAGATCGCGCTCACCGAACTCGCCCTGGCGGAACTGCCGGACACCGAACTGGACGTAGCCGTCGGCGGACTCGGACTCGGCTACACCGCCCAGGCGGCTCTGGACGATCCCCGGGTGCGCTCACTGACCGTGATCGACGCGCTCGCCGAGGTCATCGACTGGCACCGGCGGCACCTGGTGCCCCTCGGAGCCCGGCTCACGTCGGACGAACGCTGCCGCCTGGTCCACGGCGACTTCTTCGCGCTGGCCGCCGACCCCGGGGGCCTGGACCTCGACGAGCCGGGCCGCCGCTTCCACGCCATCCTGCTGGACGTCGACCACTCACCGCGCCATGTGCTCCACCCGCGTCACGCGGCGCTCTACGAGCCCGCAGGGCTCCGCGCTCTCGCCGCTCACCTCCACCCCGGCGGGGTGTTCGCCCTGTGGTCCAACGACCCGCCCGACGACCGGTTCGTCTCCGCGCTCACCGAGGTCTTCGCACGAGCGGCGGCCCATGTCGTCGCCTTCGACAACCCCCTGCAGGGCGGCACCTCGACCAACACCGTCTACCTGGCCGGCAAGGCACCGGACACGCCGTAG
- a CDS encoding winged helix-turn-helix transcriptional regulator, producing MSPRRSYDQYCSAARALDLVGDRWTLLIVRELLAGPRRYTDLHADLPGVSTDVLASRLKDMERDGLATRRRLPPPGAAYVYELSARGRQLLPVLQALGVWGEGALGERRATDAVRAHWFALPLLRGLESGSAGSAGLVEVRLEEGEFHVRVGAGEGPVYGDGPAPGEADVRLSLDADTCGALGRGELGLREAVRQGLVEVVGEGALAKELREA from the coding sequence ATGTCACCTCGTCGAAGCTACGACCAGTACTGTTCCGCCGCGCGGGCGCTCGACCTCGTCGGTGACCGCTGGACCCTGCTGATCGTGCGTGAACTGCTGGCCGGGCCGCGTCGCTACACGGACCTGCACGCGGACCTGCCGGGAGTCAGCACGGACGTCCTCGCGTCGCGACTGAAGGACATGGAGCGCGACGGGCTGGCCACGCGGCGCCGGCTGCCGCCGCCTGGGGCGGCCTACGTGTACGAACTCAGCGCGCGGGGGCGACAGTTGCTGCCGGTGCTGCAGGCACTCGGGGTGTGGGGGGAGGGTGCGCTCGGGGAGCGCCGGGCGACGGATGCGGTACGGGCGCACTGGTTCGCCTTGCCGTTGTTGCGGGGGCTGGAGAGTGGGAGCGCGGGGAGTGCCGGGCTTGTCGAAGTCCGGTTGGAGGAAGGGGAGTTCCACGTGCGGGTGGGCGCCGGGGAGGGGCCGGTGTACGGGGACGGGCCCGCGCCCGGGGAGGCGGATGTACGACTGTCGCTCGACGCGGACACCTGCGGTGCGCTCGGCCGGGGGGAGTTGGGGCTGCGGGAGGCGGTGCGGCAAGGTCTGGTTGAGGTGGTGGGGGAGGGCGCTCTCGCGAAGGAGTTGCGGGAGGCCTGA
- a CDS encoding IucA/IucC family siderophore biosynthesis protein: MDPVDANPPRDDANPPRDDTDPPGDDTDPPGVVDASPDVDSSRDSIGTAADAHAAAPLLNCLLREAGEPVESSGATVVHRLRADGRLLRVRGTRRPTCPETRTAGSWHPLTHTELVKLTAEELRALTGLSNSELPAEMLDSREAVAALLTARAHTPAPEGPYRRSEQSLITGHPFHPAPKARGGGPVAGWLPYAPEAYAHFPLTLLGVREDAVVEEGDTTALDTLGSAPPGYRLLPAHPWQLNLLGEGLADAFADGRLVRLGATAGEVWPTAAIRTVYVPEAASGTESGTASGTPSGTGHGYGPAGAPAGFDFFLKFSLDVRITNDIRRLWRHDLLKLRRTDRAVTEAFAGAPGAWLSDRGYRTADFAFEELAVLVRDGLRGRLPPGTTPFLAAALTEDTVAFPGNPLAHAADPEAWWEAYLRAVVPPALAAFHGHGVVLEAHLQNTLVACDPSGTPVRAVYRDAEGVKLLPDVTREAGWERLVYCLFVNNLLEIAAALAEHHPEVDPWPAVRRQLARHGEVPEIAGLLDSPTLPGKTNLLLRWTGADGADARYLPLPNPIRRTPGRSGRTSA; encoded by the coding sequence ATGGACCCCGTGGACGCCAACCCGCCCCGCGACGACGCCAACCCGCCCCGCGACGACACCGACCCGCCCGGCGATGACACGGACCCGCCCGGCGTTGTCGATGCGTCACCTGACGTCGATTCGTCACGCGACAGCATCGGTACGGCCGCCGACGCCCACGCCGCCGCACCGCTGCTCAACTGTCTGCTGCGGGAGGCGGGAGAGCCGGTGGAGTCGTCGGGCGCGACCGTGGTGCACCGTCTCAGGGCCGACGGCCGCCTCCTGCGGGTACGCGGCACCCGGCGCCCCACCTGCCCCGAGACGCGCACGGCGGGCAGCTGGCACCCGCTCACCCACACCGAACTCGTCAAACTCACCGCCGAGGAACTGCGCGCCCTCACCGGCCTGTCCAACTCCGAACTGCCCGCCGAGATGCTCGACAGCCGCGAGGCCGTGGCCGCCCTCCTCACCGCGCGCGCCCACACGCCGGCGCCCGAGGGCCCGTACCGGCGCTCCGAGCAGTCCCTGATCACCGGCCACCCGTTCCACCCCGCCCCCAAGGCCCGGGGCGGCGGCCCGGTCGCCGGCTGGCTGCCGTACGCGCCCGAGGCGTACGCCCACTTCCCGCTGACCCTTCTCGGTGTTCGCGAGGACGCGGTGGTCGAGGAGGGTGACACCACCGCCCTCGACACGCTCGGCTCGGCCCCGCCCGGCTACCGGCTCCTTCCTGCCCACCCCTGGCAACTCAACCTGCTGGGCGAGGGGTTGGCGGACGCGTTCGCCGACGGCCGCCTCGTACGCCTGGGCGCGACGGCGGGCGAGGTATGGCCGACGGCGGCGATCCGCACGGTGTACGTACCCGAGGCCGCGTCCGGGACCGAGTCCGGCACCGCATCCGGGACACCGTCCGGCACCGGGCACGGGTACGGGCCCGCAGGCGCCCCGGCCGGCTTCGATTTCTTCCTCAAGTTCAGCCTGGACGTGCGGATCACCAACGACATCCGCCGCCTGTGGCGCCACGACCTGCTCAAGCTGCGCCGTACGGACCGGGCGGTCACGGAGGCCTTCGCCGGGGCGCCGGGCGCCTGGCTGAGCGACCGGGGTTACCGCACCGCCGACTTCGCCTTCGAGGAGCTGGCGGTACTGGTGCGGGACGGTCTGCGCGGCCGTCTTCCCCCCGGCACGACACCCTTCCTCGCCGCCGCCCTCACCGAGGACACCGTGGCCTTCCCGGGCAACCCGCTGGCCCACGCCGCCGACCCCGAGGCCTGGTGGGAGGCGTATCTGCGCGCGGTCGTACCCCCGGCTCTCGCGGCCTTCCACGGCCACGGTGTCGTCCTGGAGGCCCATCTGCAGAACACGCTCGTCGCGTGCGACCCCTCAGGGACGCCCGTGCGGGCCGTCTACCGGGACGCCGAGGGCGTGAAGCTCCTCCCGGACGTGACACGCGAGGCGGGCTGGGAGCGGCTGGTCTACTGCCTCTTCGTCAACAACCTCCTGGAGATCGCTGCGGCCCTGGCCGAACACCACCCGGAGGTCGACCCCTGGCCCGCCGTACGCAGGCAGTTGGCGCGCCACGGCGAAGTACCGGAGATCGCCGGCCTCCTCGACTCGCCGACGCTGCCGGGCAAGACGAATCTGCTGCTGAGGTGGACGGGAGCGGACGGCGCGGACGCGCGGTATCTGCCGCTGCCCAACCCGATCAGGCGGACGCCCGGCCGAAGCGGCCGAACGTCTGCCTGA
- a CDS encoding histidine phosphatase family protein, which produces MGDLLLVRHGETEWSVSGQHTSWTDISLTDHGREQASGLAPLLGSHRVGAVFVSPLKRARETAELAGLNGARVDADLVEWDYGGYEGVTTVEIHRTRPDWFLFTDGVAPGPPEHPGENPEEVGARADRMLAKAHAALGNTEGSVVLVAHGHFLRVLTARYLGLPASGGALFQLATGTVCRLGTEHGRPVVAGWNVRPAS; this is translated from the coding sequence ATGGGTGATCTTCTTCTTGTGCGGCACGGTGAGACCGAGTGGTCGGTGTCCGGGCAGCACACCAGCTGGACCGACATCTCACTGACGGACCACGGCCGTGAGCAGGCGAGCGGCCTCGCCCCGCTGCTCGGCTCGCACCGCGTCGGCGCCGTCTTCGTGAGCCCCCTGAAGCGGGCCCGGGAGACCGCGGAGCTGGCCGGGCTCAACGGGGCGCGCGTCGACGCGGATCTCGTCGAGTGGGACTACGGCGGGTACGAGGGGGTCACGACCGTCGAGATCCATCGCACCCGGCCGGACTGGTTCCTGTTCACGGACGGGGTCGCGCCCGGACCGCCGGAGCACCCCGGGGAGAACCCGGAGGAGGTCGGGGCGCGCGCCGACCGGATGCTGGCGAAGGCGCACGCGGCGCTGGGGAACACCGAGGGGAGTGTGGTGCTCGTGGCGCACGGGCACTTCCTGCGCGTCCTCACGGCCCGCTATCTCGGGCTGCCCGCCTCCGGCGGCGCGCTGTTCCAGCTGGCCACGGGCACGGTCTGCCGACTCGGCACGGAGCACGGGCGTCCGGTCGTCGCGGGGTGGAATGTCAGACCCGCCTCGTAG
- a CDS encoding ribonuclease J, whose translation MSHPHPELKAAPPLPEGGLRVTALGGLGEIGRNMTVFEHAGKLLIVDCGVLFPEENQPGVDVILPDFTSIRDRLDDIVAIVLTHGHEDHIGGVPYLLRERADIPLVGSKLTLAFIEAKLKEHGIRPRSVRVREGDRRGFGPFDCEFVAVNHSIPDSLAVALRTGAGMVLHTGDFKMDQFPLDDRITDLRAFARLGEEGVDLFLTDSTNAEVPGFTTSERELNPAIEQVMRTAPRRVIVSSFASHVHRIQQVLDAAHQHGRKVAFVGRSMVRNMGIARDLGYLKVPPNLLVNTKELEKLPAHQITLVCTGSQGEPMAALSRMANRDHPIRVGKGDTVLLASSLIPGNENAIYRVINGLTRWGANVVHKGNAKVHVSGHASAGELVYCYNIVKPRNVMPVHGEFRHLRANADLAIRTGVDPDRVVIAEDGVVVDLVDGRASITGKVPAGNVYVDGMEVGGATEASLKDRVTLAQEGVITVVAIVDADTGGLAEAPDFLARGFVHDDATFEPVIPVIEKTLATAAQEGVGDAHQLEQLIARAVANWAFRTHRRRPLIIPVIIDA comes from the coding sequence ATGAGCCATCCGCACCCAGAACTGAAAGCCGCCCCGCCACTCCCTGAGGGAGGACTGAGGGTCACCGCCCTGGGCGGCCTGGGCGAAATCGGCCGGAACATGACCGTCTTCGAGCATGCCGGCAAGCTGCTGATCGTGGACTGCGGTGTGCTGTTCCCGGAAGAGAACCAGCCCGGCGTGGACGTGATCCTGCCCGACTTCACCTCCATCCGGGACCGCCTCGACGACATCGTCGCCATCGTCCTCACCCACGGCCACGAGGACCACATCGGCGGCGTGCCCTATCTGCTGCGGGAGCGGGCGGACATCCCCCTCGTCGGCTCGAAGCTCACCCTCGCCTTCATCGAGGCCAAGCTCAAGGAGCACGGCATCAGGCCCCGCTCGGTGCGCGTGCGTGAGGGCGACCGGCGCGGCTTCGGCCCCTTCGACTGCGAGTTCGTGGCCGTCAACCACTCCATCCCGGACAGCCTCGCGGTGGCCCTGCGCACCGGAGCCGGGATGGTGCTGCACACCGGTGACTTCAAGATGGACCAGTTCCCTCTGGACGACCGCATCACCGACCTGCGCGCCTTCGCCCGCCTCGGCGAGGAGGGCGTGGACCTGTTCCTCACCGACTCCACCAACGCCGAGGTCCCCGGCTTCACCACGTCCGAACGCGAACTGAACCCCGCGATCGAACAGGTGATGCGCACCGCACCGCGGCGGGTCATCGTCTCCAGCTTCGCCAGCCACGTGCACCGCATCCAGCAAGTCCTGGACGCCGCCCACCAGCACGGCCGCAAGGTGGCCTTCGTGGGCCGCTCCATGGTCCGCAACATGGGCATCGCCCGCGATCTGGGCTACCTCAAGGTCCCGCCCAACCTGCTCGTCAACACCAAGGAGCTGGAGAAGCTCCCCGCCCACCAGATCACCCTGGTGTGCACCGGATCCCAGGGCGAACCGATGGCCGCCCTGTCCCGGATGGCCAACCGCGACCACCCGATCCGCGTCGGCAAGGGCGACACCGTCCTGCTCGCCAGTTCCCTCATCCCCGGCAACGAGAACGCCATCTACCGGGTGATCAACGGCCTGACCCGGTGGGGCGCCAACGTCGTCCACAAGGGCAACGCGAAGGTGCACGTCTCCGGCCACGCCAGCGCCGGCGAACTCGTCTACTGCTACAACATCGTCAAACCCCGCAACGTCATGCCCGTGCACGGCGAGTTCCGTCACCTGCGGGCCAACGCCGACCTCGCCATCCGCACCGGCGTCGACCCCGACCGGGTCGTCATCGCCGAGGACGGGGTCGTCGTCGACCTCGTCGACGGCCGCGCCTCCATCACCGGCAAGGTGCCCGCGGGCAACGTCTACGTGGACGGCATGGAAGTCGGCGGCGCCACCGAGGCGTCCCTCAAGGACCGGGTCACCCTCGCCCAGGAGGGCGTCATCACGGTCGTGGCCATCGTCGACGCCGACACCGGTGGGCTGGCCGAGGCCCCCGATTTCCTGGCTCGCGGCTTCGTCCACGACGACGCCACCTTCGAGCCGGTGATCCCCGTCATCGAGAAGACGCTGGCGACCGCCGCCCAGGAAGGTGTCGGCGACGCCCACCAGCTCGAACAGCTCATCGCCCGCGCCGTGGCCAACTGGGCCTTCCGCACCCACCGCCGCAGGCCGCTGATCATCCCCGTCATCATCGACGCCTGA
- a CDS encoding pyridoxal phosphate-dependent aminotransferase translates to MEFRQSSKLSEVCYEIRGPVIEHANALEEAGHSVLRLNTGNPALFGFEAPEEILQDMIRMLPQAHGYTDSRGILSARRAVAQRYQERGLEVDVDDVFLGNGVSELVSMAVQALIEDGDEILIPAPDFPLWTAVTTLAGGKAVHYLCDEQADWYPDLDDMASKITDRTRAVLIINPNNPTGAVYPKEIIEGILDLARRHGLMVFADEIYDQILYDDAVHHSAAALAPDLVVLTFCGLSKTYRVAGFRSGWLVVTGPKQHARNYLEGLTMLASMRLCANAPAQYAIQAALGGRQSITDLTTPGGRLYEQRDVAWEKLNEIPGVSCVKPKGALYAFPRLDPKVHRIHDDEKFVLDLLLREKIQVVQGTGFNWPTPDHFRILTLPHADDLDAAISRIGRFLSGYRQ, encoded by the coding sequence ATGGAGTTCCGGCAGTCGAGCAAGCTCAGCGAGGTCTGTTACGAGATCCGCGGCCCTGTGATCGAGCACGCCAACGCACTGGAGGAGGCTGGTCACAGCGTCCTGCGCCTCAACACCGGCAACCCCGCCCTCTTCGGTTTCGAGGCGCCGGAGGAGATCCTCCAGGACATGATCCGGATGCTCCCGCAGGCCCACGGCTACACGGACTCGCGCGGCATCCTCTCGGCCCGCCGCGCGGTCGCCCAGCGCTACCAGGAGCGGGGCCTCGAAGTCGACGTGGACGACGTCTTCCTCGGCAACGGCGTCTCCGAGCTGGTCTCCATGGCCGTACAGGCACTCATCGAGGACGGCGACGAGATCCTGATCCCCGCCCCCGACTTCCCCCTGTGGACGGCGGTGACCACCCTCGCCGGCGGCAAGGCGGTCCACTACCTCTGCGACGAGCAGGCCGACTGGTACCCGGACCTCGACGACATGGCGTCGAAGATCACCGACCGCACCAGGGCCGTCCTCATCATCAACCCGAACAACCCCACCGGCGCGGTCTACCCCAAGGAGATCATCGAGGGCATCCTCGACCTCGCCCGCCGCCACGGCCTGATGGTCTTCGCCGACGAGATCTACGACCAGATCCTGTACGACGACGCCGTCCACCACTCGGCCGCCGCGCTCGCCCCCGACCTGGTCGTCCTCACCTTCTGCGGCCTGTCCAAGACGTACCGCGTCGCGGGCTTCCGCTCCGGCTGGCTGGTCGTCACCGGCCCCAAGCAGCACGCCCGCAACTACCTGGAGGGGCTGACGATGCTGGCCTCCATGCGGCTGTGTGCCAACGCGCCCGCCCAGTACGCCATCCAGGCCGCGCTCGGCGGCCGCCAGTCCATCACCGACCTCACCACCCCGGGCGGCCGCCTGTACGAACAGCGCGACGTGGCGTGGGAGAAGCTCAACGAGATCCCCGGCGTCTCCTGCGTGAAGCCCAAGGGCGCCCTCTACGCCTTTCCCCGGCTCGACCCCAAGGTCCACAGGATCCACGACGACGAGAAATTCGTCCTGGACCTGCTCCTGCGGGAGAAGATCCAGGTCGTCCAGGGCACCGGATTCAACTGGCCCACCCCCGACCACTTCCGCATTCTCACCCTCCCCCACGCCGACGACCTGGACGCGGCGATCAGCCGGATCGGCCGGTTCCTGAGCGGGTACCGGCAGTAG
- a CDS encoding HAD domain-containing protein, with product MTDRPLLLLDVDGPLNPFGARWCRPRGYVTRRVHPANWSSRQTPGSRRLRRGLRIRLNPAHGKRLLALPYELAWATTWMHEANEMIGPVIGLPRDLPVIEFDNLFATDADGLYWKTRRVVEWAAGRPFVWVDDMITDLDVRHVAEHHGTPALLLRIDPRRGLREEEFTELERWARAL from the coding sequence ATGACTGACCGACCGCTGCTCCTCCTCGATGTCGACGGCCCTCTGAACCCCTTCGGCGCCCGGTGGTGTCGTCCGCGCGGCTATGTGACCCGCCGGGTGCACCCCGCGAACTGGTCCTCACGGCAGACACCGGGGTCCCGGCGGCTGCGCCGGGGCCTGCGGATCCGGCTCAATCCGGCGCACGGGAAGCGACTGCTCGCGCTGCCGTACGAGTTGGCGTGGGCGACGACCTGGATGCACGAGGCCAACGAGATGATCGGGCCGGTGATCGGGCTGCCGCGCGATCTGCCGGTCATCGAGTTCGACAACCTCTTCGCCACGGATGCGGACGGGCTGTACTGGAAGACCCGGCGGGTTGTGGAGTGGGCGGCGGGACGACCGTTCGTCTGGGTCGACGACATGATCACCGACCTCGACGTACGGCACGTGGCCGAGCACCACGGCACTCCGGCACTGCTGCTGCGGATCGATCCGCGCCGGGGGCTGCGGGAGGAGGAGTTCACGGAGTTGGAGCGGTGGGCTCGTGCCCTGTGA
- a CDS encoding class I SAM-dependent methyltransferase, with the protein MVEHDALGATREAYDAAASTYAQLFRDTLRDSPLDRAILGAFAEVARARGDGRVADLGCGPGHITAHLGELGLTAFGVDASPTMVELARQAYPGLRFDVGSMAALDIADGALGGVLSRWSIIHTPPPELPVILAEFHRVLAPGGHLLVGFSATDDPAHPTQVFDHVVVPAYRWWPDHLAALLRGFGLTEVARLVREPQPTDRRQFQEVQLLARKAQPGDAPDSPAP; encoded by the coding sequence ATGGTCGAACACGATGCCCTCGGCGCCACCCGCGAGGCCTACGACGCTGCCGCCTCCACCTATGCGCAGCTGTTCCGCGACACGCTGCGTGACAGTCCCCTGGACCGCGCGATCCTGGGCGCCTTCGCCGAGGTCGCCCGTGCGCGTGGGGACGGTCGGGTCGCGGACCTGGGGTGCGGGCCCGGCCATATCACCGCTCATCTCGGTGAGTTGGGGCTGACGGCGTTCGGTGTCGACGCCTCTCCCACCATGGTCGAGTTGGCCCGGCAGGCCTATCCGGGCCTGCGGTTCGACGTGGGCTCGATGGCCGCGTTGGACATCGCCGACGGAGCGCTGGGCGGCGTACTCTCACGTTGGTCGATCATCCACACTCCGCCGCCGGAACTCCCCGTCATCCTGGCGGAGTTCCATCGCGTGCTGGCTCCTGGCGGCCACCTTCTGGTCGGCTTCTCGGCGACCGATGATCCGGCTCACCCGACGCAGGTCTTCGATCACGTCGTCGTGCCGGCCTATCGGTGGTGGCCCGATCACCTCGCCGCGCTGCTGCGCGGGTTCGGGCTGACGGAGGTGGCCCGGCTGGTTCGGGAGCCTCAGCCCACCGACCGGAGGCAGTTCCAGGAGGTTCAGCTGCTCGCCCGCAAGGCCCAGCCAGGGGACGCCCCTGACAGCCCTGCTCCCTGA
- a CDS encoding VWA domain-containing protein, whose product MITRQRLTAGVFALLAVLTAGIAVPTTAVADETTATAPKVNLLLDVSGSMRAKDIDGQSRMAAAKQAFNEVLDATPEEVQLGIRTLGANYPGDDRKTGCKDTAQLYPVGPLDRTEAKTAVATLAPTGWTPIGPALLKAADDLEGGEGTKRIVLISDGEDTCAPLDPCEVAREIAAKGIGLTIDTLGLVPNAKMRLQLSCIAEATGGSYTSIEHRDELTDRVNQLVDRAADPVVVPKAVEGAGACAQAPKLTSGLYTDREEFGRQRWYRVDVKPGQELRASVSVAADRDVNPDYGVLLRAVTGENREIVRGEAAGNGRTDTISTGLRYPKAEAQDEEDEDVAESVCLQVTHSYSPASGVKTTPGLPLEITVDVVEGPDRASDVASFGLGRGWWLLGVLVLVGFLAGVLWGWLSRWRLAVWRTN is encoded by the coding sequence ATGATCACAAGACAACGGCTGACAGCAGGGGTGTTCGCCCTGCTCGCCGTCCTGACGGCCGGGATCGCGGTCCCGACCACGGCCGTCGCCGACGAGACCACGGCCACCGCGCCCAAGGTCAACCTCCTGCTGGACGTCAGCGGTTCGATGCGGGCCAAGGACATCGACGGCCAGTCCCGTATGGCCGCGGCGAAGCAGGCGTTCAACGAGGTACTGGACGCCACACCCGAGGAGGTCCAGCTCGGCATCCGCACCCTGGGCGCCAACTACCCCGGTGACGACCGGAAGACGGGCTGCAAGGACACCGCGCAGCTCTACCCGGTGGGGCCGCTGGACCGCACCGAGGCGAAGACCGCGGTGGCGACGCTCGCTCCGACCGGCTGGACCCCGATCGGCCCCGCGCTGCTGAAGGCGGCCGACGACCTGGAGGGCGGCGAGGGCACCAAACGCATCGTGCTGATCAGCGACGGCGAGGACACCTGCGCCCCGCTCGACCCGTGCGAGGTGGCCCGCGAGATCGCGGCGAAGGGCATCGGCCTGACCATCGACACGCTCGGCCTGGTCCCGAACGCCAAGATGCGGCTTCAGCTGAGCTGCATCGCCGAGGCGACCGGCGGCTCGTACACCTCGATCGAGCACCGCGACGAACTGACCGACCGTGTCAACCAGTTGGTCGACCGTGCCGCCGACCCGGTGGTCGTGCCGAAGGCCGTCGAGGGCGCCGGGGCGTGTGCGCAGGCGCCCAAGCTCACGTCGGGTCTGTACACCGACCGCGAGGAGTTCGGCCGGCAGCGCTGGTACCGCGTGGACGTCAAGCCGGGCCAGGAGCTGCGCGCGTCGGTGAGCGTCGCGGCCGACCGTGACGTCAACCCGGACTACGGCGTGCTGCTGCGCGCGGTGACCGGCGAGAACCGCGAGATCGTACGCGGCGAGGCGGCCGGCAACGGCCGTACCGACACCATCTCGACCGGTCTGCGCTACCCGAAGGCGGAGGCCCAGGACGAGGAGGACGAGGACGTCGCCGAGTCCGTGTGTCTGCAGGTGACCCACTCCTACTCGCCGGCGAGCGGCGTGAAGACCACGCCCGGTCTGCCGCTCGAAATCACCGTCGACGTCGTGGAAGGGCCCGACCGGGCGAGCGACGTGGCCTCGTTCGGCCTCGGCCGCGGCTGGTGGCTGCTCGGTGTGCTGGTGCTCGTCGGATTCCTGGCGGGTGTGCTGTGGGGCTGGCTGTCACGCTGGCGGCTCGCGGTCTGGAGGACCAACTGA